The Astatotilapia calliptera chromosome 14, fAstCal1.2, whole genome shotgun sequence genome includes a region encoding these proteins:
- the apoa1b gene encoding LOW QUALITY PROTEIN: apolipoprotein A-I (The sequence of the model RefSeq protein was modified relative to this genomic sequence to represent the inferred CDS: deleted 1 base in 1 codon), translated as MDSSPPRDYKKSAPAEVVQSRPELHQTITMKFVALALTLLLAVGSQAASLQADAPSQLDQIRSAVDVYLTQAKDGAIKALDQLDDTPYQELKTTLAQRLEGLHTQIKTLQASVSPVTDSVFTTVSEATADLRNSIVTDIEALRVELEPKRAQLREVIERHMAEYRSQLEPIVREYHAKHNAEMEELKTKLEPVMTEMREKIRTNVEETKAALTPIVESIRARVATHVEQAREKLAPYVEEYKEQLRQAYDHAQNVKTEDLTALKEKIHPLTEDIKAKLQQIFAIVSETFKS; from the exons ATGGACTCGTCC CCACCAAGGGACTATAAAAAGTCTGCCCCCGCTGAAGTTGTTCAGTCTCGTCCAGAACTCCACCAG ACCATCACCATGAAATTTGTGGCTCTAGCTCTCACTCTTCTCCTGGCTGTCG GCTCTCAGGCTGCCTCCCTGCAGGCTGATGCACCTTCCCAGCTGGACCAAATCCGGTCCGCTGTGGATGTCTACCTGACTCAGGCGAAGGACGGTGCCATCAAAGCCCTGGACCAGCTTGATGACACTCCATACCAAGAGCTCAA GACCACCCTGGCTCAGCGCCTGGAGGGCCTGCACACTCAGATCAAGACTCTGCAGGCTTCCGTTTCTCCTGTGACCGACAGCGTCTTTACCACAGTCTCTGAAGCCACTGCTGACTTACGTAACAGCATTGTGACTGATATTGAGGCCCTGAGAGTCGAGCTGGAACCCAAACGTGCTCAACTGAGGGAAGTCATTGAGAGACACATGGCGGAATACCGCAGCCAGCTCGAGCCCATCGTCAGAGAGTACCATGCCAAGCACAATGCTGAAATGGAAGAACTGAAGACAAAGCTGGAGCCCGTTATGACTGAGATGCGTGAGAAGATTCGCACCAATGTGGAAGAGACCAAGGCTGCGTTGACACCCATTGTAGAGAGTATTCGTGCCAGGGTTGCTACACACGTGGAACAAGCAAGGGAAAAGTTGGCTCCCTATGTTGAAGAATACAAGGAGCAGCTGAGGCAGGCCTACGACCATGCACAAAACGTCAAAACTGAAGACCTTACTGCCCTGAAGGAGAAGATTCATCCTCTGACCGAAGACATCAAGGCAAAGCTCCAGCAAATCTTTGCAATCGTTTCCGAAACCTTCAAGAGCTAA
- the cep164 gene encoding centrosomal protein of 164 kDa codes for MTAAALVGDQLILEEEYDENYIPSEQEIQEYAREIGIDPDNEPELLWLAREGIVAPLPPEWKPCQDVTGDIYYFNFSTGQSTWDHPCDEHYRRLVAQERERAQLTATAGGAGAKKDKKKKKEKKEKKEKKKKEPLKTHGALSSSLGPLQSSLTSLAPLRGLDAPSQSALSGSATALRGSLGSSGGLEPLKKPLQAPRTSGATRILGIRQEERVSFTLPDFDSDDDKISENEPSPHDSDRLLKNLHLDLDALGGSLKYEESDATGAAPAEERTEPELQDLGLSGDHSPEPQSQQDSLKGRHSHLSPQTGSGNHVSEEGADAVTPDPEHSAEHSEEEVAEELNEAEEEEQQGSTLDKDEKGAKETKGDVEGRQEDGKSQEEGKEIEDAQRKAAGENKKGEDENNELEEECCEDKDENEDEDIERKEEQQKIEEEECEDSSSEVVKKSSKSDQGGESREEDRTDKERDELERTVSDGGHSERKEEEVETSSKGGQEEESDKVLERCSLSRRKLTESDEVLERCVQSEGEDTERGGVELEEDSVGQRALDSKEEEEEEEVIERFKEEGAYDQPASNDRKMKNVTKNSSLPAENSEASKNIEEASSSIDNKLSQKALDINDLSDAVSPLEKTDTEEKEEEKGEKGERKGGEGSKSHVLAKDRDTSPVHKVDRLVLHQSSLSPSPSISSHSDQAVTPRQTAQGLGVPLGFERPETSRGRQARFLSIQADGVKRSLKKQERALEEELGGRSRKDGEKKESEKEEEEERKRLEREERSKKEREEMERERRKADREIEEEKERIAKEKEERIRLLREELKREEEEEEEKLRGETEERLRALRQHLLSRRREEETRLNEESDRMLEELRESTKREREQQQHKLREESEVLLKEVRVTLEEEQTAARERLEAQKTRDIERLKAELEEELETEKKRLQRERKEKLDSLKQEVRSTERRRELMMSPRPELQLAEYHRELTDVLQEVREEVQRDHERKLEQLRNDHRREMNSIREKYLDEETAQRERLLSTLQEDRERLQASHAVQLEKLRLQLDAQIQKTELAHSRKESELQDLGDQLELRAKELKSQEAMLQTKAADLKRRRKLLGQEEQEVDRQIEALPRLIQERDRLREELERMREETAQARELINRAREERSEAKEKEERLREELDRAREESRRAREDKEHLETKVALLQERCDHLSHRVSELERGEGASASAEQEQDRKKAAEKTPPPSSDRRDTSLHVDDLEEPPLSPVPDSNSSMDEFRRYISSHGASIQKTKLFLERESSRLMKRQAALQAHPAQGRATEETMINLEQEANSVAELERTVQRGNSLLRRKEEQLLQLENSIAKEPLFEDLSRLAGGRKVTFDVSESDLSSTVEPPYGTGDIPTVPAKVQELAESLQQISGQLNTVLGALGSLTQQQSTTPYAAFPPPHPHSTLAPTSSSSAPVIAQMYNLGTSSLASPPPLERPSEPPWSWATQSGPAAPPLFSTPISSELRASRDTLNSRWSQIFPGAAVAPLGSSTTRPSTAYSSYTPLNEHSRALHSTPRSAEMDGQRLQGLIDGNKRWLEMRKKDTSIPLFTRYQAPSSKSGLVQLGLDDNNQIRVYHY; via the exons ATGACTGCAGCTGCTCTCGTAGGAGACCAGCTGATCCTCGAAGAGGAATACGATGAGAATTATATACCCTCTGAACAAG AGATCCAAGAGTATGCAAGAGAGATTGGCATTGACCCCGACAATGAGCCCGAGCTTCTGTGGCTGGCGAGGGAGGGCATCGTCGCCCCTTTGCCTCCTGAGTGGAAGCCTTG CCAGGACGTGACAGGGGACATCTACTACTTCAACTTCTCCACGGGTCAGTCCACCTGGGATCACCCCTGTGACGAGCACTACCGACGCCTGGTGGCCCAGGAGCGTGAGCGAGCTCAGCTCACAGCCACAGCTGGGGGCGCAGGAGCcaagaaagacaagaaaaagaagaaagaaaagaaggagaagaaagagaagaagaagaaggaaccACTCAAAACTCATGGG GCCCTCAGTTCGTCTCTGGGACCTCTGCAATCTTCGCTTACCAGCCTGGCTCCCCTGCGAGGTCTAGATGCCCCCAGCCAAAGCGCTCTCTCTGGATCTGCCACTGCTCTGCGGGGGTCTCTCGGCAGCTCTGGGGGGTTGGAACCCCTCAAGAAACCCCTACAG GCTCCTCGAACCAGTGGAGCAACCAGAATACTCGGCATCCGACAGGAAGAGAGAGTGTCATTTACTTTGCCCGATTTTGACAGCGATGATGACAAAATCTCAGAAAACGAG CCAAGTCCTCATGATTCAGACAGACTATTGAAGAATCTCCACCTGGATCTGGATGCCCTCGGAGGAAGCCTAAAGTATGAG GAAAGTGATGCCACTGGCGCAGCACCAGCTGAGGAGAGGACGGAGCCCGAGTTGCAGGATTTGGGCCTGTCTGGTGACCACAGCCCTGAACCGCAGTCACAACAA GATTCTCTGAAGGGTCGCCACAGCCACCTCTCTCCACAGACAGGCAGTGGAAATCATGTCAGTGAGGAAGGGGCTGATGCTGTCACTCCTGATCCTGAACACTCTGCTGAGCACTCAGAAGAGGAGGTAGCAGAGGAGTTAAATgaggcagaggaagaagagcagCAGGGTAGCACATTAGACAAAGATGAAAAAGGAGCAAAAGAGACAAAAGGAGATGTGGAAGGTAGACAGGAAGATGGAAAAAGCCAAGAGGAGGGGAAAGAGATAGAGGATGCTCAAAGGAAAGCGGCTGGAGAGAACAAGAAAGGGGAAGATGAAAATAATGAGCTAGAGGAAGAGTGCTGTGAAGATAAGGATGAGAACGAAGATGAAGACATAGAGAGGAAAGAAGAGCAGCAAAAAATAGAAGAAGAGGAATGTGAGGATAGTAGCAGTGAAGTCGTGAAGAAGTCCTCCAAAAGTGATCAAGGTGGAGAAAGTCGGGAGGAGGACAGAACTGACAAAGAGAGGGATGAGCTTGAGAGAACTGTAAGTGACGGAGGGCACAgtgagagaaaggaagaggaggtCGAGACCAGTAGCAAAggagggcaggaggaggagagcgaTAAGGTTTTGGAGAGGTGCTCTCTAAGCCGGAGGAAACTGACAGAGAGTGATGAGGTGTTGGAAAGATGTGTACAGAGCGAAGGAGAAGACACAGAGAGGGGGGGAGTGGAGCTAGAGGAGGACTCAGTTGGCCAGAGAGCATTAGACagcaaggaggaggaggaggaggaggaggttatAGAGAGGTTTAAAGAGGAAGGCGCTTATGACCAACCAGCCAGTAATGATCGGAAGatgaaaaatgtgacaaaaaattCTTCCCTTCCTGCAGAG AATTCTGAAGCCAGTAAGAACATTGAGGAGGCGTCGTCCTCCATAGATAACAAG CTGTCGCAGAAGGCTCTGGACATCAACGATCTGTCTGATGCTGTCAGTCCACTGGAAAAAACTGAcacagaggagaaggaggaggagaaaggagaaaagggggaaaggaaaggaggagaGGGCAGCAAGAG cCATGTGCTGGCCAAAGACAGAGACACATCCCCAGTGCATAAAGTTGACCGGCTTGTCCTTCACCAGTCCAGCCTTTCACCGTCACCCTCCATCTCCTCGCATTCAGACCAGGCTGTCACCCCCAGGCAAACGGCCCAGGGCCTCGGCGTACCTCTGGGATTTGAGAGGCCTGAAACTTCCAGGGGCCGACAGGCACGGTTTTTGAGCATCCAAGCTGATGGTGTTAAACgctccttaaaaaaacaagagaggGCTTTGGAAGAAGAGCTGGGAGGGAGAAGCCGGAAAGATGGGGAGAagaaagagagtgagaaagaagaagaagaggagagaaagaggctagagagagaggagagaagtaAGAAGGAAAGAGAGGAGATGGAGAGGGAAAGGAGGAAAGCTGACCGAGAgatagaggaggagaaggagcgcATAGCtaaggaaaaagaagagaggATTCGTCTGCTCCGGGAAGAGCtgaaaagagaagaggaggaggaggaggagaaactgAGGGGGGAGACTGAGGAAAGACTGAG GGCTTTACGGCAGCACCTCCTGTCtagaaggagagaggaggagaccaGGCTGAACGAGGAGTCTGACAGAATGTTGGAGGAGCTCAGAGAGTCTACGAAGAGGGAGagggagcagcagcaacacaaaCTCAG GGAAGAGAGTGAAGTCCTGTTAAAGGAGGTACGTGTCACTCTAGAGGAAGAGCAAACTGCAGCGCGGGAAAGACTGGAGGCCCAGAAGACACGGGACATCGAGCGACTGAAGGCGGAGTTAGAAGAAGAGCTGGagacagagaagaagaggctccagagagagaggaaggagaaacTGGACTCTCTGAAACAGGAG gtcagaagcacagagaggaggagggagctgATGATGAGTCCGCGGCCTGAGCTGCAACTGGCCGAGTACCACCGCGAG CTGACCGATGTGCTCCAGGAAGTGCGAGAGGAAGTGCAGCGGGATCACGAGAGGAAGCTGGAGCAGCTGAGGAACGACCACAGGAGAGAGATGAACAGCATAAGAGAGAAATATCTAGACGAG GAGACGGCTCAGAGGGAGCGCTTGCTGTCCACTCTGCAGGAGGACAGAGAGCGATTGCAGGCCTCACATGCTGTCCAGCTGGAGAAGCTCCGCTTACAGCTGGATGCACAGATACAAAAGACTGAGCTGGCACACTCACGCAAG GAGTCAGAGCTGCAGGATTTGGGGGATCAGCTGGAGCTGAGAGCCAAAGAGCTGAAGAGCCAGGAGGCCATGCTGCAGACCAAG GCAGCAGatctgaagaggaggaggaagctgcTTGGACAAGAGGAGCAGGAAGTGGACCGACAGATAGAG GCCTTACCTCGGCTGATCCAGGAAAGAGACCGGCTGAGAGAGGAACtcgagaggatgagagaagagacAGCCCAAGCCAGAGAACTCATCAACAGAGCCAGGGAGGAGAGGAGTGAGgccaaggagaaggaggagaggcTTAGGGAGGAGTTGGACCGAGCCAGGGAAGAGAGCAGGAGAGCCAGGGAGGACAAGGAGCACCTGGAGACCAAGGTGGCATTGCTGCAGGAGAGATGTGACCACCTCAGCCACAGAGTCAG TGAGCTGGAACGAGGTGAAGGGGCGAGCGCGTCCGCGGAACAAGAGCAGGACAGAAAGAAGGCGGCAGAGAAGACGCCGCCGCCCTCCAGTGACAGAAGAGACACATCACTACATGTAGATGACCTGGAGGAGCCGCCTCTTTCCCCTGTACctgacagcaacagcagcatggATGA ATTCCGGCGGTACATCTCCTCACATGGCGCTTCCATCCAGAAGACCAAACTCTtcctggagagagagagcagccgGCTGATGAAGAGGCAGGCGGCCCTGCAGGCCCACCCCGCTCAGGGAAGAGCGACCGAAGAGACGATGATAAACCTTGAGCAG GAGGCCAACAGTGTGGCGGAGCTGGAGCGGACGGTTCAGAGAGGAAACAGTCTCCTGCGGAGGAAAGAGGAGCAGCTTCTGCAGCTAGAGAACTCTATAGCCAAAGAG CCGCTGTTTGAGGATTTGTCTCGGCTCGCCGGAGGAAGGAAGGTAACCTTTGATGTGAGTGAGTCAGACCTCAGCAGCACCGTGGAACCGCCATATGGGACAG GTGATATTCCCACCGTTCCAGCCAAAGTCCAGGAATTAGCAGAGTCACTGCAGCAGATCTCAGGCCAGCTCAACACCGTCCTGGGTGCCTTGGGTTCGCTGACCCAGCAGCAGAGCACCACACCTTACGCAGCTTTCCCTCCACCTCATCCTCACTCCACTCTAGCTCCTacctcctcctcatcagctCCTGTCATTGCTCAGATGTACAACCTGGGAACCAGTTCCTTAGCCTCGCCTCCTCCTCTGGAGAGGCCCTCAGAGCCACCGTGGAGCTGGGCGACTCAGAGCGGCCCTGCAGCCCCCCCACTCTTCAGCACGCCCATCAGCAGTGAGCTGAGGGCATCCAGGGACACCCTCAACAGCCGCTGGAGCCAGATATTCCCTG GAGCAGCTGTTGCCCCGCTCGGTTCCAGCACAACAAGACCCTCCACGGCTTACTCATCATACACTCCTCTGAA tgaaCACAGCCGGGCGCTTCACTCCACACCGAGATCAGCTGAGATGGACGGCCAAAGGCTGCAGGGGCTGATAGACGGCAACAAGAGGTGGCTGGAAATGCGCAAGAAAGACACCAGCAT ACCGCTGTTCACCCGCTATCAGGCTCCCTCCTCAAAGAGCGGGCTGGTCCAGCTGGGCCTGGATGACAACAATCAGATCAGAGTCTATCATTACTGA
- the sidt2 gene encoding SID1 transmembrane family member 2 isoform X4 yields MSSEAITDSATSTDNNYGYMERSLESVARSRQESLSSIEEDDYDTLDDIHSDKNIVRTKKFLYVADLARKDKRILSKKYQIYFWNIATIAVFYALPVVQLVITYQTVVNVTGNQDICYYNFLCAHPLGALSAFNNILSNLGYVMLGLLFLLIVLKRDLAQNRALERHDVNALECGIPKHFGLFYAMGTALMMEGLLSACYHVCPNYTNFQFDTSFMYMIAGLCMLKLYQKRHPDINASAYTAYACLAAVIFFSVLGVVFGRDNTAFWIVFSVIHILATLLLSTQLYYMGRWRLNAGIMRRIVYVIYTDCIRQCSGPMYIDRMVLLVMGNIVNWSLAAYGLIQRPNDFASYLLAIAICNLLLYFAFYIIMKLRSGERIKCLALVCILFTAVVWGFALYFFFQGLSTWQKTPAESREHNRDCILLSFFDDHDIWHFLSSIAMFGSFLVLLTMDDDLDTVQRDKIYVF; encoded by the exons ATGAGTTCAGAGGCCATTACCGACAGCGCCACTTCAACTGACAACAACTATGGATACATGG AGCGATCGCTGGAAAGTGTCGCACGGAGCAGGCAGGAGTCTTTGAGCTCCATTGAGGAGGATGACTATGACACACTGGATGACATACACTCCGACAAGAACATTGTTCGCACAAAG AAATTTCTGTACGTGGCGGACTTGGCCCGCAAAGACAAGAGGATCCTCAGCAAGAAGTACCAAATCTACTTCTG GAACATTGCTACGATTGCTGTGTTTTACGCCCTGCCAGTCGTCCAGCTGGTCATCACCTATCAAACG GTTGTCAATGTTACAGGAAACCAGGACATCTGCTACTACAACTTCCTGTGCGCCCACCCGCTCGGAGCTCTAAG CGCTTTCAACAACATCCTCAGTAACCTTGGTTACGTGATGCTGGGGCTCCTCTTTCTCCTCATCGTCCTCAAGAGAGACCTCGCCCAAAATCGTGCTCTGGAGCGGCATGACGTCAACGCGCTG GAGTGCGGTATCCCAAAGCACTTTGGCCTCTTCTATGCCATGGGAACTGCTCTGATGATGGAGGGTTTGCTCAGTGCCTGCTACCACGTCTGTCCCAACTACACCAACTTCCAGTTTG ACACCTCCTTCATGTACATGATTGCTGGACTGTGTATGCTGAAGCTCTATCAGAAGAGACACCCGGACATCAACGCGAGCGCTTACACCGCTTACGCCTGCCTCGCCGCTgtcatcttcttttctgtgctggGAGTG gtATTTGGGAGAGACAACACAGCCTTCTGGATTGTTTTCTCTGTGATCCACATTCTGGCCACGCTGCTGCTCAGCACACAGCTCTACTATATGGGTCGATGGAGGCTCA ACGCTGGGATCATGCGTAGGATAGTTTACGTCATCTACACAGACTGCATCAGGCAGTGCAGCGGGCCGATGTACATT GACCGCATGGTTCTGCTTGTGATGGGGAACATAGTCAACTGGTCTCT GGCTGCCTACGGCCTCATACAGAGACCCAACGACTTTGCCTCGTACCTGTTGGCCATCGCCATCTGTAACCTGTTGCTCTACTTTGCCTTTTATATCATCATGAAG CTGCGGAGCGGTGAGAGAATCAAGTGTCTGGCGCTGGTGTGTATTCTCTTCACGGCGGTTGTGTGGGGCTTTGCGCTGTATTTCTTCTTCCAGGGTCTCAGCACCTGGCAG AAAACTCCAGCTGAGTCTCGTGAGCACAACAGGGACTGCATCCTGCTATCATTCTTTGACGACCACGACATTTGGCATTTCCTGTCCTCCATCGCTATGTTTGGATCCTTCTTG GTCCTCCTGACCATGGACGACGACCTCGACACCGTCCAGAGAGACAAAATCTACGTCTTCTAG